The sequence below is a genomic window from Salicibibacter cibarius.
CGGAACCCCTTGGCGCGGTTGTCGCGTTTTTGATTCTAATGCCATTTTTAAATGATATTTTATTTGGTATTGTGTTTGCATCCGTTGCCGGTATCATGGTCTTCATTTCACTTGATGGCTTAATCCCCGCGGCCAAGGCCTATAACAGGGAACATTCCTCCATCTACGGATTTGTGTTGGGCATGGCAGTGATGGCAGTTAGTTTATTGTTGCTCATGTAATGGAATAGTATCAGGTTTATATGTGTCACGGAATCCTTGCCGCGCAAAGGACAAGAGTAAGTTGAAAATAAATTTCCCCCAAAATACCAAAACTCAGTATCCGTTTAGCCCTCGATTGGGTTTTGAGGACTCTTTGTGCTGCACGCGATTCATATGAGTCCGCAGGATAGTGTTTAGCGGACCCTGAGCGCTGCTTGGGAGCCAAATGAGTCCTCAGGATGGAGGTTTGGGAACTCATAATGTTTTCCGAGCGCCAAATGAGTCCGCAAATGCAAAAAACACGATATGCTCAACCATCCTTTTCGTCTTTCCATGGGTGTCGCGACGCGTCATGGTTGTTTTGGGGCATAAAAACGAATGATCTACGAACAGAAACGATGTTGGTTCGTGGAAGTAAATTTTGAGTGTAGTATAAACGAGGCGTGAACCAGGTCCCGTTTTTATGCCTAAAGCAATGGCTCCTTAAGGTTAGACGTCGTTTCTTTCGCATGAAACCATTAAAATTATGAAAGGGCTTACTTTAGCGTTGAAATAGTGGTAACGTTGTAATATGCTAGAGTAGCATTCAGCAATTTTGCCCAAAAACTGACTGAGCGCTCAGTATGGAGCTTGAATCCAAGGAGTTGTATGATATGCAAATAAAAGACGCAACAGCTATTGTGACCGGAGGTGTCTCCGGTTTAGGTGGAGCGACGGTAAGAAAAATTGTTTCCCAGGGCGGAAATGCAGTAATTTTTGACGTGCAAGAGGAAAAAGGAGTGAGCTTGGCCGAAGAGCTCGGCGAGCAAGTCCGATTTATCAAAACGGATGTCACCAGTGAAGAGAGTGTGCAAAACGCTGTGGACCATGCGGTTGAAGCGTTTGGCAAGATTGATATCGCGGTTAATTGCGCGGGGATCGGAGCTGCGGAGAAAACCATCAGTAAAAAAGGGCCGCATGACCTTGGTTCTTTTTCAAAGGTCATTCAAGTGAACTTGATTGGCTCGTTTAATGTCATTCGCTTGGCTGCGGAAAAAATGGCCGAAAATGAAGCGAATGATGAAGGGGAGCGTGGCGTGATCATAAACACCGCTTCCGTTGCCGCGTATGAAGGGCAAATCGGTCAGGCTGCTTATAGTGCTTCCAAAGGCGGGATCGTCGGGATGACATTGCCGATTGCAAGGGATCTCTCACAGCACGGCATTCGGGTGATGACGATCGCGCCGGGGCTTTTTGACACTCCGCTTTTTGCGGGATTACCGGAGAAAGCCAGAACAGCATTGGGAGAAATGACACCGTTTCCACAGCGGCTTGGCGACGTGGAAGAATACGCGCAATTGGCGGAAAGCATCATGGAAAATCCGATGCTCAATGGGGAAGTGATCCGTCTCGACGGAGCCATTCGTATGCAACCCAAATAATTGGCACGTAAAAACGAGGATTGGAGGTACGCAACCATGAGTCAGTCCCACCCTTATTTACAAGAAGAACATGATATTTTTCGTCAATCGTTACAGAAATTTTTGCAAAAAGAAGCCGTTCCCCATTTTGAGGAATGGGAAAAAGAAAAACGGGTCCCTCGCGATTTTTGGCGGAAATTGGGGGAACAAGGCTTTCTGTGTCCTCAAGTTGAGGAGAAATACGGCGGTTTAAGCACGGATTTTGGATACTCGGTGATCATTAATGAGGAACTGGAAAAGGTCGGTACAGGGTTGATCGGTGTCGGTCTTCATAATGATATTGTTATCCCTTATATTGAAGCTTATGGAACCGAGGAACAAAAACAACGCTGGTTGCCGAAAGCGATTAGCGGAGAAATGATTTCCGCGATTGCCATGACGGAACCGGGCGTGGGGTCCGACCTTGCTGCTGTTAAAACAACGGCAGTTAGAGATGGTGACCATTACATTTTGAACGGGGAGAAGACGTTTATTACCAATGGCGTTCAGTCCGACCTTGTCGTTGTCGTTTGCAAAACGGACCCACAGGTTCAACCCGGCCACAAAGCGATTAGCCTTATCGTAGTGGAAGCGGGCACCTCGGGATTCTCGAAAGGAAAACAGTTGGAAAAGGTGGGCCAACATTCTCAAGATACCTCCGAGTTGATTTTTGAAGATGCGCGTGTACCTGCAGAAAATCTCTTGGGAGAAGAAAATGAAGGGTTCTACTATTTAATGAAACAACTACAACAAGAGCGGCTTGTCGTTGCCATTGGAGCCATCGTCGGAGTAGAAAAAATGTTGGAGCAAACGATGGATTACGTTCAACAACGAACGGCCTTCGGCCAACCGATCGGCAAATTCCAAAATACACAATTCAAAATGGCGGAAATGGCGACAGAAGCTAAGATTGGCCGTACCTTTGTCGATCAGCTGATCGCTAAACATATAGCTGGCGTTGACATGGTCACCGAAGTTTCGATGGCAAAATGGTGGACAACGGATTTGGCACAAAAAGTCGCCACGGAATGTATGCAACTGTATGGTGGCTTCGGCTATATGGAAGAATATGAAATCGCGAGAAGATACCGTGATGTCGCCGTCGGTTCGATCTATGCAGGTTCAAACGAAATCATGAAAAATATTATTGCGAAAAATATCGGGCTGTGATAGAGCACATGCTTTGCTGAGTTATCTGATGAGGGTGGCTTCTTGATTTTCTCAAAGATTGGGTGAAGGAGACTTAGTGCAGCCTGTCGGAAATAAGCGATCACACCGACGATCGGAAGACCGGATTAGGGCTTCAAACTGGGGTCAGTGATCGATTGGATTTAACTTCCACTGCCCGAGTTAAGGTATCAAATGCTATCGTCAAAGACCGAATGGTTTCTTGCGAAGCAGGCTCCCCGGTCCCCATGAAACAGTTCATGGCGACCGAACACGAAAGCCAATCGCTCATTCGGTCGCCATGAGGCAGCCATGCCGACCGAATATCTTTGATACAAGCCTTTTCGGTCACCATGAAGCGGCTATGACGCCCGAATGCTTTCGATTCAGGCCATTACGGTCGTCATAAAACGGTTATGGCGACCGAACACGAGAACCGACCGCTTTTTCGGTCGCCATGAGGCGGTCAATTGTCCGGGTTAGAGGCCAGAAACAACTGTTGTTGACGACCGAATGTCTTCCCATGATCGGGTAATTAAGCCACCTTGCACTAGCTCTGAGCGGCTGAAATAAATGATCACCTGTAGTTATGCCGCCAAATAATCGAAAATGACTGATATTAGTCTTCATCGGGAGTGAGTGCGGACAGAGTACATCAGTAGATCCATCTCATTTGAGGAGAGGTCGGATTAGTCGTCCCTCTAAGAGTAATATTCTCTCTCTTAAAGGGACAGGAACAGGGTTGCCGTACCTCTAGCGGCAGTTTTCTTTTCCCTTGAGGGACGAGAGAACGGCTCTTGCAGAATTTCTGGTACGTTCCACTAATTTGTTAAAAAAACGTATGGCGCATGATAAAGAGGTACTCGCTTTATCATGCGCCATAATAGCTTAGCTTCGTTGCTCACCCTTTCGGATACCCATTGGCATGTTTGCTGTTTCGGGCCATTGGCTTTTTTCGAATAGCGGGAGTTCTAAAATGGTTTCATATATCTCTTGGGGGAACGGCGTGGGTTTGCCGATCGTTTGATCCATACCCATCACCATTTGTTCACTTGTAGCGACTGCCTCATCTTGTTCGTTTTTCAAGGTAAACCAAAGGTGCATGCGTTTGGCATCAACATCAAGGAGAGCGACATGCGCGCGAAGGGTCTGACCTTTGTGCGCTTCCGCCAAGTACTTCAAGTGCGCCTCCAAAGTAAAGATCGTATAACCATGTTTAGTTCGTCCTGTCTCATCAAGTCCAATACGTGTCATGAGCGCGTCTAAACTACTGCTAAAAACTGTGGCGTAGGCAGCATCATTCATGTGGCCGTTATAATCGACCCATTCCGCAAGTACTTCACCTTCCCAAATATCAACCGTCATGGCGTACCAACCTTTCCGAGGGCCAGAAGCCTTCCTCCTCCAGCAATTGCATGAGTTTGATCAAGAAACGGTCGCGTCTGTGTTCCATCTCCTGGACGGTCCGTTCACCACTTTGATCCTCTGTCCCTTCGATGACTTTCCGACTTAATTCTTCCGTTAGTTCAGGAGCGACCAAGCGCGTCCACGGGAGTTTAAGGGCAGGGCCAAACTGCTTCAACATATGTGCCATCCCTTGGTTTCCTCCTGCAAGGTGAAGCGTTAAGAACGGGCCCATGAGTGCCCAACGTAAGCCCGGCCCGTAAACAATCGCTTTATCCACCTCTTCTGTCGTTGCCACGCCATCATTTACGATATGAAGGCTTTCTCTCCAAATGGCTTCCATTAATCGATCGCCAATATGCCCGTCAATTTCCCCTGACATCACGAGTGGCTTCATGTTAAGCCCTTCATAAATACCGCGTGCTTTTTCTACCATCGAAGGATCTGTTTTCTCTCCCTTTGCCAACTCCACGAGTGGGATTAAATAAACAGGGTTGAAAGGATGCGCGACGATAACCCGTTCCGGATGCAATGTACAATCTTTTTGCAGAACGGTAGGCTTATATCCCGAAGTGCTGGAAGCGATAACGGCTGTCGCGGGCGCGGCCGTATCCACCTGAGAAAGTACTTCTGTTTTCATATCCTCTCGTTCAGGTACATTTTCTTGAACGAGGTCCACGTGTTGAACCGCTTCTTCCAGCGTTTTTGCAAAGGATAAATGATCCATTGACGCTTCGTTAGCCATCCCATACGTGGCAAGGGTCGGCCAAACATCATGCAAGAATGCTTCTGTTTTCTTTTTTGCATCGGAGGCCGGATCAAACGCGATGACTTGGTGCCCATTGGCTAGAAATCGGGCAATCCAGCCATTCCCAATTACCCCTGTGCCAATGACTGCTATCGTTTTTTGTGGCATGGACACGCACACCTCTTTCTATTTCACTGCCTTTTGCAGTTGTAAAGTTTCACGTGCTTCTGCGGCAGTCATGGGCTCAACGCTCACACCGCGTAAGATCTCGACAGCTTTATCAACCAATTGCGCGTTTGTGCCGAGGACACCCTTATCAAGATATAAATTGTCTTCCAATCCAACGCGCACATTGCCGCCGAGCAAGGCCGCTTGCGCAACCATTGGAAGTTGCATACGCCCGATGCCGAACGCAGACCAAGTGGCCCCTTCGACAATTCGACTCCTCATATAGGAGATGGTTTCGGCATCTGCGGCTGCTCCCCAAGGGATGCCAAGGCAGAATTGATACATGGGATCTCCGTCAATGAGCCCTTCGTGGATGAGCTGATTGGCGAGGCGGATTTGTCCAGTGTCAAAAATCTCTAGCTCCGCTTTCACGCCACTTTCCTGGATGAGCTTTGCATGCTCGCGTAACCACCCAGCCGGGCCTAGATATACTTGATCACCGAAGTTCAAGCTTCCACAGTCCAGTGTACAAATTTCAGGCAGCAATTCGCCGACAGGCTCGTGACGCTCTTTAGGTGTCTGGATATCTGTTCCGACGCCGCCTTGAGTAGGATTGTCGAGATCCGGAACAAAGTCTCCGCCGCCACCTGCGGTGATATTAATAACGACGTCTGTGTCTGATTCACGAATACGCTCGACCACTTCCCGGAACAGAGCAGGGTCGTGACTTAAACCGCCCGTTTTCGGATCGCGCACATGGATATGTGCAATCGCAGCGCCCGCCTTCGCAGATTCAATCGCTGCTTCGGCAATTTCTTTTGGTGTCACCGGTACGTGTGGGCTTTTCTCCGTCGTTTCTCCTGCACCTGTTACCGCGGCCGTAATAATGGTTTTTTTAGCCATTTGTTTCTCCTCCTTCTGAGTATTGGTTTTCTTCCCTGGGTTCTTTAACGGGTACAGCGTTTAAAATCTCACCGCTCTCAAAATAATCAACCAATCGTCGAATCCATTGATAGTACGATGACCAATCGTCAAGCTCTTGTTTGAACGATGCCATCCTATCTTGTATCTCCGCCGATGGTTCATCTTCGATCGACGCTTCGAGCTTTGTGATGCGTTCGCGCAAACGACGCTCAAGGGCCATGTTTTTACTAATGACCTCTTGCCAGTTTGTTGTGAAAAGGGAAATAAATGTCTGTACATAATCATTTTCTACGTTATAGTGTTCCTTCCGACTCCCTTTCACAAATTCTTTTTCAGCAATATTCAGGGCCATCATCTGACGCATGACTTGACTCATCCTTGTTTTGCTCATGCCCGTATGTTCTGCGAGCTGATCTAAAGTCATCGCGCTTCGGTTCATATAGATGATGCCAAGCAGGCGTCCAACTGTTGAAGAAACCCCGAACGTTTCCATATTGTCAGCGATCCGATCGGTAATCTGATTTTCTGCGTCCTTCAGTTCTTCCAGTAATTGATCGTTGTTCATTCGGCGTCCCGTCATCCCCTTTCTGTGCCAGAGTCAATCCCCTAGTTATATAACCTATCTGTAACAATAGCACGTTTTTTTCCCCGTGCAAAAAAGCAGTTAGGGTAACATTATAAAGCAAAAGTGAGGAATTGTAAGATAGACTCTATTGTAAAACTTATAAAATAAAAATTGCATAAATTACATGGCGAGAAGCTATTTTTTTCGACTTTCTTTTCTTGGATGCCTATCACTATACTGAAATAGTCGAATTAAACGAGTGTATCAACTATGGAGGTGCTTTACGTGCTAGCGTTCAATGATGTAACGAAACGTTTTGGGAGCGAGTCCAAACCCGCGGTCAACAATTTGAATCTTTCTATAGAAAGGGGAGAATTTGTCGTATTTATCGGACCAAGTGGATGTGGGAAAACCACAACGATGAAAATGATTAACCGATTGATTGATACGACGGATGGTGAAATAAAAGTTAACGGGGAAGACGTGACCCAAAAGGATCCTGTACAACTTCGGCGCTCCATTGGGTATGTTATTCAGCAAATCGGTCTTATTCCGCATATGACCATTGCGGAAAATATTGTTCTCGTTGGTTCTTTGTTGAAATGGAATAAGGAGAAAAAAGAAAAACGGGCGAAAGAACTGATTAAACTTGTCGGTTTGCCGGAATCCTACCTCGATCGTTATCCTCATGAACTAAGCGGCGGACAACAACAGCGCATCGGGGTGCTGCGGGCATTAGCGGCAGATCCACCGTTAATTTTGATGGATGAGCCTTTCGGGGCGTTGGATCCGATTACGCGTGACGGGCTTCAGGATGAGTTCAAAAAACTGCAAAAAGAAGTGGACAAAACAATCGTTTTCGTCACGCATGATATGGACGAGGCGATAAAACTGGGAGATAAAATCGTGATCATGAATGAAGGAGAAATCATCCAAGCAGACGCTCCGGAAGTCATTCTTCGCCACCCTGCAAACGAATTCGTAGAAGATTTCATCGGGAAAGATCGGTTGCTGCAAAGCCGTCCCGATGTGACCACCGTCGAGCAAATCATGAATCCCAATCCGGTCACGATCCAAGACGGCCAAACATTGAAAGACGCGATTCAAAAAATGCGTGCAGAACGTGTGGATTCTCTGCTGGTGATCGATGGAGAACAAAAGCTTCAAGGATTCATTGACGTGGAAATGGTGGATCTCAACTATCGAACGTCCACTTATGTGCATGAGGCTATGAACACCCAAGAGTACGCCGTGCAAAAAGACAGTTTGCTTCGCGACACGGTTCACAAGATGTTGCGCCGGGGAAGTCCATACGTGACGGTCGTTGACGAATCTAATCGTCTGGAAGGAATCGTTACACGCGCGACACTTGCCGACATGGTGTACGACACTATTTGGGGCGACGGGATGCCAACTGAAACTGAAGCTGTCGCTAACGGTTGAGAAAGGAGGATACAAACAAATGGAAGCGATTATTGAAACTTTTTCTACCTATGGGTGGGATTTGCTCATGAAAACAGGCGAGCATATGTACATTTCATTTGCGGCCATTTTTTTAGGGGTTATTGTGGCTGTGCCCGTCGGCGTTTTTCTTACTCGTATTCCCGCGGTGGCAGATCGGTTAATCTCTTTTGTTGGGATTTTACAAACGATCCCGAGTCTAGCCATTCTTGCTTTTTTTATGCCTATTTTGGGCGTTGGGATGACACCGGCGATTATTGCTTTATTCGTTTATTCTGTGCTTCC
It includes:
- a CDS encoding 3-hydroxyacyl-CoA dehydrogenase NAD-binding domain-containing protein, whose translation is MPQKTIAVIGTGVIGNGWIARFLANGHQVIAFDPASDAKKKTEAFLHDVWPTLATYGMANEASMDHLSFAKTLEEAVQHVDLVQENVPEREDMKTEVLSQVDTAAPATAVIASSTSGYKPTVLQKDCTLHPERVIVAHPFNPVYLIPLVELAKGEKTDPSMVEKARGIYEGLNMKPLVMSGEIDGHIGDRLMEAIWRESLHIVNDGVATTEEVDKAIVYGPGLRWALMGPFLTLHLAGGNQGMAHMLKQFGPALKLPWTRLVAPELTEELSRKVIEGTEDQSGERTVQEMEHRRDRFLIKLMQLLEEEGFWPSERLVRHDG
- a CDS encoding 3-hydroxyacyl-CoA dehydrogenase, giving the protein MQIKDATAIVTGGVSGLGGATVRKIVSQGGNAVIFDVQEEKGVSLAEELGEQVRFIKTDVTSEESVQNAVDHAVEAFGKIDIAVNCAGIGAAEKTISKKGPHDLGSFSKVIQVNLIGSFNVIRLAAEKMAENEANDEGERGVIINTASVAAYEGQIGQAAYSASKGGIVGMTLPIARDLSQHGIRVMTIAPGLFDTPLFAGLPEKARTALGEMTPFPQRLGDVEEYAQLAESIMENPMLNGEVIRLDGAIRMQPK
- a CDS encoding thioesterase family protein; this encodes MTVDIWEGEVLAEWVDYNGHMNDAAYATVFSSSLDALMTRIGLDETGRTKHGYTIFTLEAHLKYLAEAHKGQTLRAHVALLDVDAKRMHLWFTLKNEQDEAVATSEQMVMGMDQTIGKPTPFPQEIYETILELPLFEKSQWPETANMPMGIRKGEQRS
- a CDS encoding 3-keto-5-aminohexanoate cleavage protein, with protein sequence MAKKTIITAAVTGAGETTEKSPHVPVTPKEIAEAAIESAKAGAAIAHIHVRDPKTGGLSHDPALFREVVERIRESDTDVVINITAGGGGDFVPDLDNPTQGGVGTDIQTPKERHEPVGELLPEICTLDCGSLNFGDQVYLGPAGWLREHAKLIQESGVKAELEIFDTGQIRLANQLIHEGLIDGDPMYQFCLGIPWGAAADAETISYMRSRIVEGATWSAFGIGRMQLPMVAQAALLGGNVRVGLEDNLYLDKGVLGTNAQLVDKAVEILRGVSVEPMTAAEARETLQLQKAVK
- a CDS encoding betaine/proline/choline family ABC transporter ATP-binding protein (Members of the family are the ATP-binding subunit of ABC transporters for substrates such as betaine, L-proline or other amino acids, choline, carnitine, etc. The substrate specificity is best determined from the substrate-binding subunit, rather than this subunit, as it interacts with the permease subunit and not with substrate directly.), yielding MLAFNDVTKRFGSESKPAVNNLNLSIERGEFVVFIGPSGCGKTTTMKMINRLIDTTDGEIKVNGEDVTQKDPVQLRRSIGYVIQQIGLIPHMTIAENIVLVGSLLKWNKEKKEKRAKELIKLVGLPESYLDRYPHELSGGQQQRIGVLRALAADPPLILMDEPFGALDPITRDGLQDEFKKLQKEVDKTIVFVTHDMDEAIKLGDKIVIMNEGEIIQADAPEVILRHPANEFVEDFIGKDRLLQSRPDVTTVEQIMNPNPVTIQDGQTLKDAIQKMRAERVDSLLVIDGEQKLQGFIDVEMVDLNYRTSTYVHEAMNTQEYAVQKDSLLRDTVHKMLRRGSPYVTVVDESNRLEGIVTRATLADMVYDTIWGDGMPTETEAVANG
- a CDS encoding GbsR/MarR family transcriptional regulator — its product is MNNDQLLEELKDAENQITDRIADNMETFGVSSTVGRLLGIIYMNRSAMTLDQLAEHTGMSKTRMSQVMRQMMALNIAEKEFVKGSRKEHYNVENDYVQTFISLFTTNWQEVISKNMALERRLRERITKLEASIEDEPSAEIQDRMASFKQELDDWSSYYQWIRRLVDYFESGEILNAVPVKEPREENQYSEGGETNG
- a CDS encoding acyl-CoA dehydrogenase family protein — encoded protein: MSQSHPYLQEEHDIFRQSLQKFLQKEAVPHFEEWEKEKRVPRDFWRKLGEQGFLCPQVEEKYGGLSTDFGYSVIINEELEKVGTGLIGVGLHNDIVIPYIEAYGTEEQKQRWLPKAISGEMISAIAMTEPGVGSDLAAVKTTAVRDGDHYILNGEKTFITNGVQSDLVVVVCKTDPQVQPGHKAISLIVVEAGTSGFSKGKQLEKVGQHSQDTSELIFEDARVPAENLLGEENEGFYYLMKQLQQERLVVAIGAIVGVEKMLEQTMDYVQQRTAFGQPIGKFQNTQFKMAEMATEAKIGRTFVDQLIAKHIAGVDMVTEVSMAKWWTTDLAQKVATECMQLYGGFGYMEEYEIARRYRDVAVGSIYAGSNEIMKNIIAKNIGL